Proteins from a genomic interval of Physeter macrocephalus isolate SW-GA chromosome 21, ASM283717v5, whole genome shotgun sequence:
- the RBM3 gene encoding RNA-binding protein 3 isoform X2, translating into MSSEEGKLFVGGLNFNTDEQALEDHFSSFGPISEVVVVKDRETQRSRGFGFITFTNPEHASDAMRAMNGESLDGRQIRVDHAGKSARGTRGGAFGAYGRGRSYCRGGGDQGYGSGRYDSRPGGYGYGYGRSRDYGGSQGGYDRYSGGNYRDNYDN; encoded by the exons ATGTCCTCTGAAGAAGGGAAGCTCTTCGTGGGAGGGCTCAACTTCAACACTGATGAGCAGGCTCTGGAAGACCACTTCAGCAGCTTCGGACCTATTTCTGAGG TGGTTGTTGTCAAGGACCGGGAGACTCAGCGATCCCGGGGTTTTGGCTTCATCACCTTCACCAATCCAGAGCATGCCTCAGATGCCATGAGAGCCATGAATGGAGAG TCTCTGGACGGTCGTCAGATCCGTGTAGACCACGCGGGCAAGTCGGCCCGGGGAACAAGAGGGGGTGCCTTTGGGGCCTATGGGCGTGGTCGCAGCTACTGTAGAG GTGGTGGGGACCAGGGCTATGGAAGTGGCAGGTATGATAGCCGACCTGGAggatatggatatggatatggaAGGTCCAGAGACTATGGTGGCAG CCAGGGTGGTTATGACCGCTACTCAGGAGGAAATTACAGGGATAATTATGACAACTGA
- the RBM3 gene encoding RNA-binding protein 3 isoform X1 encodes MSSEEGKLFVGGLNFNTDEQALEDHFSSFGPISEVVVVKDRETQRSRGFGFITFTNPEHASDAMRAMNGESLDGRQIRVDHAGKSARGTRGGAFGAYGRGRSYCRGGGDQGYGSGRYDSRPGGYGYGYGRSRDYGGRSQGGYDRYSGGNYRDNYDN; translated from the exons ATGTCCTCTGAAGAAGGGAAGCTCTTCGTGGGAGGGCTCAACTTCAACACTGATGAGCAGGCTCTGGAAGACCACTTCAGCAGCTTCGGACCTATTTCTGAGG TGGTTGTTGTCAAGGACCGGGAGACTCAGCGATCCCGGGGTTTTGGCTTCATCACCTTCACCAATCCAGAGCATGCCTCAGATGCCATGAGAGCCATGAATGGAGAG TCTCTGGACGGTCGTCAGATCCGTGTAGACCACGCGGGCAAGTCGGCCCGGGGAACAAGAGGGGGTGCCTTTGGGGCCTATGGGCGTGGTCGCAGCTACTGTAGAG GTGGTGGGGACCAGGGCTATGGAAGTGGCAGGTATGATAGCCGACCTGGAggatatggatatggatatggaAGGTCCAGAGACTATGGTGGCAG AAGCCAGGGTGGTTATGACCGCTACTCAGGAGGAAATTACAGGGATAATTATGACAACTGA